AACAGCAGTGACATCTTCGCCCAGAGGGAGATTGTCTAAAACAGTTCTGACGGTCTTCGAGATGAGACGGGCACGGGGAGCTTTCATCGTGATCTGGTACCGGAATTGACCGTGGGCTTTGGGGATGGGAGCCGGCATCGGTTCTGTGACAGACATGCCGGGAGGAGCGGCTTCGTTGATTTTCCGGTAGAGTGTTTTTGTCGCGAATGAAGCCAGATTGTCGTGGGCCGACCGGACCGTGAGCAGGGCGATGTGGGAGAAAGGTGGGAGATCGAAGGCTTGGCGCAATTCAAGTTCCTGCTCGGCAAAGCCGTCGCAATCATGGTGCCGTGCATATTGGATGGCCGGAGATTGGGGCGTGAATGTCTGGATGATGACTTCTCCGTCCAGATCTCCGCGCCCGGCTCGTCCCGCGACCTGGGTCATCAGTTGGAAGGTGCGTTCTCCAGCTCGGAGATCGGGGATATAGAGGCTAATGTCGGCATTGAGGACTCCGACGAGAGTGACGTTTGGGAAATCCAGCCCCTTGGCGATCATCTGGGTACCGAGCAGGATATCGATTTTGTTGGCCCGGAAACGGTTCAAGATGTCGCGAACGGCGTTTTTCCGTTTGGATATATCGGCATCGATGCGTGCGATTCGTGCGGATGGGAAGGTTTTCCTAAGGACTTCCTCGACTTTTTCCGTACCGTATCCCTGCAGCAGGATATTGCCTGACTTGCAATCCGGACAGACTCGCGGAGTGATAGCCTGGAATCCGCACATATGGCAGACGAGGCGGTTTTCGGTTTTGTGGTAGGTAAGGGGAAGAGCACAGTGGGGGCAGGTCATGACCAAGCCGCACTCCGGGCATTGCAGGGAGCGGGCAAATCCTCTTCTGTTGAGAAGCAGGATGACTTGCTCTCCTTTGGAAAGGCGGGAATCAACCGCCATGCGGAGACGTTCCGAAATGATGGACGGCCCTTGCTTGTTGCGGCCTTCCGTTTTCATGTCCAGAACGCGGATAAGAGGTAGTTTCTGCCCGTCGGCGCGTTCATCCAGGCGGAGCATGGCATATTTGCCGGAGATGGCGTTTTGCGTGCTTTCCATGGATGGAGTTGCGGAACCGAGAATGATGGACGCGTGTTCCAGATGGGCACGGAGGACGGCGAGATCCCTGCCATGGTAGCGAGGGGAGTTTTCCTGTTTATAGGAACCGTCGTGTTCTTCATCGACGATGATAATGCCGAGGTTTTGTACCGGAGCGAACACGGCGGAACGCGGCCCGATGACGATCCGGGCTTTACCTTGGCGAATGGCATGCCATTCGTCGAAGCGTTCCCCGGCGGACAAAAGGCTGTGAAGAACGGCGACGGAACCGGGGAGGGATGCGAACCGCGATTTGAATCTCTGGAGAGTTTGGGGTGTCAGTGAAATTTCCGGCACGAGAATGAGTGCGGATTGTCCCTGATTGACGATGTGCTCGACGGCTTGAAGATAGACCTCCGTTTTGCCGGATCCGGTGACACCTTGCAGGAGGATAGGTTTTTGTCCGGGGGAGCTGTGGTTATCCAGAATGCCTCTTAGAGCGGCTTGTTGGCAGGGATTAAGTGGAAGAGGGCTGCTTTCGACGAACTGTTCGTCCGCACAGGGATCCCGGTGGACAGACTCTTCTTCGAGACTGATCCAGCCTTTACGGACAAGAGCCCGGGCTGGTTCCAGAAAGGAAGTGCCGCCGATTTCCTGCAGGGGGAGACCTTCTTCTCCAGCTCCGGCAAGGGCATCGAGGATGGATCCCTGTTTGGGAGCTTTGGCAAACAGGGTGGAGATGTCGTCGTCAGACGGATGTTTGAGAAGGCGGAGGACTTTCCGCGTCTTTTCGGCGGTTCGTTCCTGCCGGACGGTTTCCGGGAGGAGGCAGCGGATCATTTGTTCCAGGGGGACGACGTAGTAGTCGGCAGCCCAGCGGGCCAGTTCCATCAAAGGGGAGGAAATGAGGGGCTCCGGGTCGATCAGGCGGAGCAAGGGTTTCAGGCGGTCCCTCCATTCCTCCGGAGATTCATGAACAAGCAGGACAGTACCGTTAGCCGGGCGGTTGCGCAAAGGTACCTGGACACGGCATCCGGGCTGGAGGGTAGTGATTCCTTCCGGGATGGCGTAGTCGAGAACGAGGTCGGACGCCCCGTCTACCAGGACTCGTACGGCTTGTGTCATGTGCGGACGTTTAGGGCTGATTCTGTCGGTCTTTTGCCCATGGGAAAGCGGGGAATTCCATTGAGATCCCTTAGAATTGCGATACTGCGGTAGCCAAGGGAGAGCATGATTTCTTCCACCTTCCGGTCCTGGTCGTAGCCTATTTCCAGAGCCACCATGCCGTCCGGAGTGAGGTAGGCAGGGGCTTCGGACAGGAATCTCTCGATGATTTCCCATCCCTGGGGACCTCCGTAAAGGGCGCTGGCGGGGTCGAAGGTTACTTCGCGATCCAGGGGTTCATGATCGGCGATGTAGGGAAGATTGGCCACAATGATATCGAACTTCTGCGGAGGAGAGAATGAGTGCTCTTCCTTGATGCCGGATGCTTCCGATTCTTGCTTT
This is a stretch of genomic DNA from Akkermansia sp. N21116. It encodes these proteins:
- the priA gene encoding primosomal protein N', whose amino-acid sequence is MTQAVRVLVDGASDLVLDYAIPEGITTLQPGCRVQVPLRNRPANGTVLLVHESPEEWRDRLKPLLRLIDPEPLISSPLMELARWAADYYVVPLEQMIRCLLPETVRQERTAEKTRKVLRLLKHPSDDDISTLFAKAPKQGSILDALAGAGEEGLPLQEIGGTSFLEPARALVRKGWISLEEESVHRDPCADEQFVESSPLPLNPCQQAALRGILDNHSSPGQKPILLQGVTGSGKTEVYLQAVEHIVNQGQSALILVPEISLTPQTLQRFKSRFASLPGSVAVLHSLLSAGERFDEWHAIRQGKARIVIGPRSAVFAPVQNLGIIIVDEEHDGSYKQENSPRYHGRDLAVLRAHLEHASIILGSATPSMESTQNAISGKYAMLRLDERADGQKLPLIRVLDMKTEGRNKQGPSIISERLRMAVDSRLSKGEQVILLLNRRGFARSLQCPECGLVMTCPHCALPLTYHKTENRLVCHMCGFQAITPRVCPDCKSGNILLQGYGTEKVEEVLRKTFPSARIARIDADISKRKNAVRDILNRFRANKIDILLGTQMIAKGLDFPNVTLVGVLNADISLYIPDLRAGERTFQLMTQVAGRAGRGDLDGEVIIQTFTPQSPAIQYARHHDCDGFAEQELELRQAFDLPPFSHIALLTVRSAHDNLASFATKTLYRKINEAAPPGMSVTEPMPAPIPKAHGQFRYQITMKAPRARLISKTVRTVLDNLPLGEDVTAVLDIDAHTFM